Genomic segment of Pseudomonas sp. DY-1:
ACTTCGCTTCCGTGGTATCCGCCCGGTTCACTCCGTGCCGGGCTTCGCCGTCAATAACAAAAACTCCGTCAGTCGAGACTCCTGTCTCCCAGGTTTCCGGCCCCGACGGGCGTGCCTCTGGAACAAGAACAAATGCTTATCTGGTTTGTTGCGGTATACCTGCTGGTCACCGTCGGTGTCGGTTTCTACGCCGCCACCCGCGTCAAAAACTCCAAGGACTTCGCGGCCGGCGGCCGGAGCATGTCCTTCCCCCTGGTTGCGGCGATGGTGTTCGCCACCTGGTTCGGCTCGGAAGCCGTGCTGGGCATTCCCGCAAGCTTCATCGAGGAAGGATTCGCCGGGATCATCGAAGACCCCTTCGGCTCTTTCGGTTGCCTGATGCTGGTAGGCCTGGTGTTCGCCCGTCCCCTCTACCGCATGAACCTGCTGACCATCGGTGACTTCTTCAGGAAGCGCTTCGGTCCGAACGTCGAGCTGATCACCAGCCTGGTAATCATCGGTTCCTACCTGGGCTGGGTGGCTGCACAGCTCACCGCACTGGGCCTGGTGTTCAACGTGCTGTCCGACGGCTCCATTACCACTACCCAGGGCATGCTGATCGGCACCGGTATCGTGCTGCTCTACACCCTGTTCGGCGGTATGTGGTCCGTGGCCCTTACCGACTTCATGCAGATGATCATCATCGTCGTCGGCCTGGTGTACCTGACCTGGCTGATCGGTGACATGGCCGGTGGCGCCGACGTGGTGATCAGCCATGCCGCCAGCGAAGGCAAGTTCACCTTCATGCACGGCTTCGAGCCACGGGACATCGTCGCCTTCATCGGCGCGGCGGTGACCATGATGTTCGGCTCCATCCCGCAGCAGGACGTGTACGCCCGCGTAATGTCGGCCAAGACTGAGAACATCGCCGCCCGTGCCTCCATGACCGGCGCCGTGTTCTACCTCTCCTTCTGCATGCTGCCGATCTTCCTGACCTACGCTGCATCGCTGATCGACCCGGCCATGGTGCAGAAGTGGCTGGCCGAAGACTCGCAGATGATCCTGCCGCACCTGATCATGGAGCGCACTCCGCTGTTCGCCCAGATCATGTTCTTCGGCGCGTTGCTCTCGGCCATCATGTCCACTGCCTCCGGCACCCTGCTGGCACCGTCGGTGACCTTCACCGAGAACGTGCTCAAGCGCTTCATTCCGGACATGAACGACCGTCAGTTCCTGCTGGCCATGCGTCTGAGCGTGATCGCAATGACCATTGCGACCTCGCTGTTCGCCCTGTACTCGGATGCGAGCATCTACGAGATGGTGGGCAACGCCTACAAGGTGACCCTGGTCGCCGCCGTGGTGCCGCTGTTCGCAGGTCTTTTCTGGAAACGCGCCACCACCCAGGGCGCCCTGCTGGCAATCGCCGCGGGCCTGATCTCCTGGATCTTCCTGGAAGCCACCTACGCCGAAACCGACTTCTGGCCGCCGCAACTGGCTGGCCTGCTGTTCAGTGCCCTTGGCATGTTCGTGGGCTCGATGCTGCCGCAGTTCGTGCGCAGCCGTCGCGAGTCCCTGGAGCCTGTCGCGGCCTGATAGGTCGAGAAATGAAAAAGCCCCGCCAAGTGCGGGGCTTTTTCATTGGCGGCGAATGGCTTGTAGGGGCGAACTCATTCGCCAGGCAGGCCGAAGGTCTGCCCTACGAGGCTGAATGGGGTAGCTACGCCACCCTTGGCGAATGAATTCGCCCCCACAAATCAGGCTTCAGGCCACCAGTTCGACGAAGCCGCGCAGCACCGTGAGGCCGACGAATACGGCCATGGCAATCGAGCTGTTGCGGGGCACTTCGTCGCAGAGATTTCGGTAGTTGATGGGGGCGAAGAAAAGCTTCGGCCAGCAGGCGAAGATGGCGCAGAGGGCTATCAGGGAGAGTGCGGCGAGGCCGGAGGAGAAGTCGAAGGGCTCGCTGGCGAGGATGCAGCCGATGGGGGCGGCAATCGCGATGGCGATCCAGGCGCTGGAAACCAGTTTCTCACCCCGGGTGTGCGAAGTGGCTTGGGCGCTGTCGCTGGCCATCGGAAGGTTCCTTTTCTGACTGCAGGCTGAGACTGTCGCGCATTCTCTACCCGCCTTTTCCATGGTGCAAGACAGAGGGGCCCGACATTGTGCCGGGCCCCACAGGCATCAGAAATGCACCTTGGCCAGCAGGCTGAAGGTGTTCTGGTCGGTGCCGCCGAGGATCTCGTCGCCGAGGAAGCTGTTGTCGTCGATGGCGTACTTGTTCTTCCAGTAGTCGTACTCGATGCCGACGTAGAAGTGCTTCACCGCGCTCCAGCCCATGGCCTTGCCCAGGTCGTACTTGATCTGCGGGTTGAAGTGCAGGTTGGCGTGCAGGTCATTCGGACGGTCGGAAGTGGCGTCCTTGTTGTTCCATACCCAATCCATGAACCCGTCGATCAGGATGTCCGAATTGCCCACCGGAATGGTGTAGGACCACACCGGGGTGACCTGCCACTGGCCGGACGGGCTGTTGGTGATGCCGTCGGGCTTGCGGTAGTAGAAGTTCAGCTGGAAGTAGTCGAAGCCGGGGACCTTGAGGTCGAAGCCCGGGCCGAGCAGGTAGTTCTGGTTGCGGTTCTCGCCACGCTCGTAGGTCGCGGCCAGCAGCACGTCGCTGATGGGGCCCAATTCCAGCTTCTGGTCGAAGATCTTGCCGAAGGACAGGCGCGGGGAAATTTCGCCGTAGTAGGTGTTCTTGCCGGCGTTGGCGTCTTCCTCACCGTTGTAGTTGATCTGGTCGACGAAGATGAACAGGTCACCGAAGGTCCAGCCGCTGGCGTGCTCGAAGGTGAAGGTCTGCTGGATTTCAGGGTTGATCTCGAAACCCTTGCCGTAGAGGTAGGTCAGGCTGTTGTCCTGCCACAGCAGGGGGCCGTCGGCCAGGGCGTTGCCGGCCGCCAGCAGGCCACCAGCGAGCATCAGGGAGGAAAAGACGCGGTTCATCGGGTATTGGCTCCAGTGGTTTTAAGCTGTGTCTATCTGCGTAGAACTTGTCTGATTGGTCAGGTATGCCGGGCAGCAAAAAGAGCGCCAGGGTGCTCTGGGCAAACGACCGGGCGCGCGATTATCGGGTGAAGGCGAGGTTTTTCAAGCGGTTGTACGAGGTTCGCGGTGATTTCCCGACTGCTGGAAGCTGACCAGGTGCACAACTCTGGGGATGAATCTGACCGTGTGGGCGGTTTTGCCTTGAATTGGGGCGGCAGGGGGGCCATGTCTTAGGGGGGCCACGTTTCACCGGTCCACCATTCGGGGCGGGCATGGCGCCGCTGGTGGATGGAGAAGCGCTATCCACCCTACTGGGCTTGTGAGATTGAACGTCGGCTTGCTGAGCGTTGGGCCAATGCCAAACAAAAAAATCCCCCAGCCGCCCGACGCGACTGGGGGGAACTGGCGCTGAGCGATCAGCGTACGGTGATGTTGCCGGTGCGCACGCCTCCGAAGGTGGAGCGCACGGTGACCCCGGGGCTGGCGCTGGGGACGATAGCGGAGGAGTTATTCACCGACAGCTTCCAGCGGCCGTTCGCCGCCGGCGTGGCGGTGCCCAGCAGAGCGGTGCCTTGGGTACTGGTGACCTCGATGCGGATCTGGTTGTTCTGCGGCCGCGAGGTGGTGCCCTGGATATCCCAGGAGTAGCGGTTGTTGGAGCCCGCCTTCACTTGCGCCTGAGTGATCGCCAGGCTGTCGGCCGCCACGGCCGGGTTCACCGTCACGGTTACCGTTGCTGCCGACGAGGTGGCGCCGATCGAGTCCCGCGCCTGGTAATTGAAAGTGGTGGTAAAGGCGGTGGTCACGCTAGCCGGCGGGGCATAGGTCACCGTGGTGCCGTTGGTGTTGGTCGTACCGAGTCCTGTCGGCGGCTGGGTGAGGTTCACCACCGTCATCGGGTTGGCTTCCGGGTCTGCGTCATTGGCCAGCACATTGATCGTCACCGGTGCGCCGGCGCTGGTGGTCGCAGTGTCGTTGGCGACCACCGGCGGCAGGTTCGGTCGGACGGTGATGGTCACCAGGGCGGGGGCGGACAGGGCGCCCAGGTTGTCACGGACCTGATAGGTGAAAGTCTCTGTCTGGGTGTTCGCGACCTGGGGCGGCGGGGTGTAGATCACCGCACCGGTGCCGCTCTGTACCAGGGTGCCGAAGGTGACGCTGCCAAGGCTGGCGATGGACAGCGGCAGATTGCCGTCCGGGTCGCTGTCGTTGGCGGTCAGGGCCAGGGTCACAGTCACGCCGGCGGTCGTGCTGCCGCTGTCCGGGTTGGCCACGGGTGGCTGATTGGCCGGTTGGGTAACGGGGCTGCCTTCGATGACCACGAACTCCGTGTCGCTGCCGCCAGCGGCCGATTTCACCGTGACCTTCGCCGGGGGCTGCTCGATGCCGACGGCTACCAGGCGCTGGATCACACCGCTGACCGGCAGCAGGCGGCCGAAGCCTTCAGCGGCCATGGACGGAATTTCCACTTCGTCACTGGAGCGCGCCTCTACCGTCAGCGTCTTGTTCGGCCAGGAATAGCGCGCCTGGCTGATCTTGACGATATCGGTCAGTGGCTGGGTCAGGGTGGTGGCCGAGGCGTTGGTGTCTGTTGCGGTGATCAGCACGAAGGGCGGCAGGTTGGCCGGGGCCAGGTCCTGGCCGAAGAACAGCCCGCTGCCATCGCCGGTCATCTCGAACTGGCAAGGCGACGGCGGGTCACCCACCAGGTCGACGCTTTCGCGGAAGCACAGCGTTGCGCTGGCGCTGGAGTTGGCGAACACCGATATCCAGGTGCGCTGGGCGTCGCGGCTGTACGTGGCGCGGTCGACACCGACCTCGCTTGCGACGCCACCGGTGAAGAGCTTGCCGGACAGATTGAACAGGTCGGTCTGGATGGAAAGGCCATTGGGGCCGTCGATGCGCACGAAGTTGGTTCCGAAGGGACTGCCGGTTACCGCTTCGGTCAGGTTGGGGTCGCCGATGAAGGTTTCCAGTTCACCGGTCTCCGGGTTGGTTTCCTGGATGGGGCCTCCGGCTCGTGTCAGGAACGGGCCGATGTTCCCTGCCAGGGCACCGCTGAAGTTGCCGGGGGCGCCGATGCCAATGTCGCGGGTGATGTTGATGGCGCGACGCCCGGGCGCGGTAACGTTGAAGGTGTCCACGCCATAGGGATGGGTGACGGTATAAGTGCCGGCCACCGGCACCGTGGCGCGAATGCGGATGCGCGCGAAGCTCTGCTGGTCGCCCTGCCGCGGCACGCCGCCGGCGAAGGCCGCCTCGATGCCGGCCACATAGACATCCAGCTGCAGTCCGTTGCCGGGATCGTCGATGCTGGTTTCGGCGAGCATCCAGAAGCTTTCATCCGGGAAGTTGCCGGGGAAGGCCACGGGTTTGGTCTCGTCGAAGATGCCTGGGTTCGGCAGCAGGGTGCACATGAAATTACCCGGAGCCCGCGTGCTGAGGGTCTTGGACAGGCAAAGCTCCAGCGGCGTGCCCTGGGTGTCCTGATACCAGCGTGGGAAGTAGCCGCTGGCAGCGGTGTACGGACCGGGGTCCACCGCAGCCAGTTGCGCCTCGGCAACCGGGGCGCCGATAAGCACACCCAGCAACAGGGTGAGTATTCCTGGCCATTTGAACATGACTGCCTCCGTTCACTCGCCTGGGGCGGGTGAGTGTTGTTCTCAGGGGAGAATCAGGACTTCTTCGGTATCGGAACCGCCATTGGCCGAGCTCACATGGACGCTCGCCGGTGGAATGACGCCGGCCGGGAGATCCAGGTGTCCGGCTACCAGCGGGCCAAGTCCCTCCACTGTGAGCACCGGCTGGTCGGCCTGGTCGCTGGAGCTGGCGTCCACCGTCAGGCGGCCGGTGCCCAGGCTGTACTCAGCGCGGCTGATGGTTACCAGGTCCACCAGCGGCGCGGTCTTGGTAGCGGCCGTGCTGCCGGGGATGGCCACGCTGTTGTCGGCGATGAACGACACGCTTCCATTGGCCGTCGGGGTCGCTGCGGACTGGCCGTACCAGGCACCGGTGGCGCTGCCCAGCATGGCGCCGCTGGCAACGGCGGTATCGGTGTAGCGCACGGTGGCCGGGGCGGGTGGGGCCAGGGTGAAGAAGTCCTGCTGGGCGGTGCCGTCGGTACCGCCAGTGGAATAGGTCGCGCGTTCGACGATCAGGGGCGTCGGCAACGGCACCTGGGACAACTTGCCGGAAATGGCGAACTGCCGCGTTTCCGCGCGCAAGCCGTTGGGGCCTTCTATACGCACGAAATTGGTCCCGAAGGGGCTGCCAGTGACTTCTTCCAGCACGTTCGGGTCGCCGATGAAGGACTCGGGCAGGCTGGTGACCGGGTTGACCTCCACATAGGGTCCGTTCACCGAGCGCAGGAAGGGCCCGACGTCACCTTTCAAGGCCCCGCTGAAGTCGCCGGGCGTGCTGATGCCGATGTCGCGGGTCAGGTTGATGGCGCGCGTCCCGGGGGCATCCACATCGAACACTTCCACGCCGTAGGGGTGAGTGACGGTGTAGGTGCCAGCCACCGGTACGGTCACCCGGATACGGATTCGCGCGAAGCTGATCTGGTCGCCCGCTGCAGGCAGACCACCCCCGAAAGCCGCTTCCAGTGCGGAGACATAGATCAGGTCGATGCCGGTGGCCGCATCGGTGATGACGGCATCGCCGGTGAACCAGAACGCCTCGTCCGGGAAGTTGTCGGGAAAGGCGACCGGCTGGGTTTCGTCGAATACACCCGGGTTGGGCAGCAGGTTGCACATGAAGGAGCCGGGGACGCGGGTGCTCTGTGCCTTGGATAGACAGAGATCGAGGGCGCGGCCATGGGTGTCCTGATACCAGGCCGCGAAGAACCCGTTGGCCTCGGTAGTGGCTGTCTGGTCGACCGCATAGAGACCGGCCTTGGTCGGGACGACCGTGAGTCCGAGCAATAGTGGGAGCGCGAGTTTCGGCAGTGCGTTGTGCATGGTGTTGCCCTTCCAGTCGATGAACTTCGCCGTTTGTCAGGCTCCGATAGGCCGGGGGCCCGTCGTTGACCAGGAAAGGGCGCAAACCCCATGCCAGAGCGGTTCGGCCGCTCTGGCATGGGGGCGACGTCTGAAACATCTTGAAAAGAGTCGTCGGGAGCTTTCGCCGGAGCTGGGGATTGGCACCCCAGAAGTGGGGGAAAAGTGGGTGGCGAAATGGGGAATTTCCGGCCGTACCGTTCGGCGACCGCTGAACGGTACGGCCGCGAATCACGGGGCCTGCGCTATAACTACCCGCAGTCGGCGCAGGAGTTGCCGGCCCGGCCGGAGGCACCTTTTCACGCCCGCCTTGCGAGCGATCCGACGGTCACACTAGGGGAGGTTTCGATGAAGATGGCGCTGGTGACCAAGCCCTTCAATCTGTTCCGCTGGTTCTCCCTGGTGAGCCTGGTGATCATCCTCGCGGTGGCCATCCTGCTCGGCTCGGCGGCGACCCGCTTCCTCATGCGCGAGAGCATCGACCGCGATGCCATGCTCAGTGCCCAGTTCATCAAGTCCATCGCCGATGTCGAAGTCATCCACGGCAACTTCTCCCCCGGCCTGACCCTGGGCGAGTTCCTCGACAAGCGCGTCGATGGCGCGCGCCTTGGCGTCTCCCATGAACAACTGATCAAGTCCCACGAAGAGTTCTTCGACCACATCGTGCGCCTGCCCGATGTGCTGCTGGCCAACGTCTATGCGCCCGACGGCGTGGTGATCTGGTCGACCAATCCGAAGCTGGTGGGTGGGCATTCTCTGGAGCGCGCCAAGCTCAGTGAGGCGGTCAGCAGCGGCAACACAGTGACCACCGAGCATCACGGCCCCGATGCCTGCCCGGCGGAAGACTATTTCATGCGTGTGCCGCACAGCCTCTACCTGGAAAGCTTCATCCCGCTGCTGGACAGCCGGGGCGAGGTGCTCTCGATCATTGAGATCTACAAGGAACCGGTGGATCTGATCGCCCGCATGAACCGCGGGCTTGTGCTGCTGTGGATCGCCACGGCAGTGGGCGGAGCGGTGATCTACCTCAGCCTGTTCTGGTTCGTGCGCCACGCCTCGCGCCTGGTGGACGACCAGCAGCGGCAACTGGTGGAGAACGAAACACTGGCCCTGCTCGGCGAGATGTCCACAGCGGTTGCCCACAGCCTGCGCAATCCGCTGGCATCCATCCGCTCCAGCGCCGAGCTGGCGCTGGAGGTGGATCCGGGGCCGCTGCACAAGAACCTGGGCGACATCATTACCCAGGTGGATCGCATGTCGAAGTGGGTGCGCGAGCTGCTGCTGTCAGCCCGCCCGCTGGCCGGCGACCAGGAGCCGGTGGACCTCACCAACGCCCTGGAGGAAACCCTCGCCGCCTACGAGCCACAGATTCGCCACGCCGGCATCGAGGTCGACTGGCAAACCCGGCAGGCCCCCAAGGTGGTCAGCCATCCGGTACTCCTGCAACAACTGCTCGGCAGTGTCCTTTCCAATGCCATCGAGGCCATGCCGCGCGGCGGTCGCCTGGCCATCTGCCTGGAACCCGATGCGCGTCGCCATCTGCTGACCCTGACCGTCAGCGATACCGGCAGCGGCATGTCGCCGGCCATGCTGGAGATGGCCTTCAAACCTTTCCACACCACCAAGCGTGGCGGTCTGGGCGTCGGCCTGGTGCTGGTGCGCAAGATCGTCGAGCGCTTTGGTGGAGCAGTCAGCATCGATAGCCGGGAGAACGCCGGCACCAACGTGCACCTGACCTTCAGGGCCACGGCAGGGGGATAACAAAAATGGGCAACAGCATTCTGATTGTCGAAGACGACGAAATCCTGGCCGACAACTTCTGCACCTACCTGCAACGGCGTCAGTTCGACGTCATGGTCTGCAGCTCGGCCGAAGAAGCGCTGCCGATCATCGAGGCGCAGCATCCGGACCTGGTCCTCACCGACTACTGCCTGCCCGGCATGAGCGGTTGCGACCTGATCAGCCGTGCCCGCGCGATGGACGAACAGCTCAAGGTCATCATGATCACCGGCCACGGCAATGTGCAGGGCGCGGTAGAGGCCATGAAGGCTGGCGCCAGCGACTACCTGACCAAGCCGGTGGCGCTCGCCGAGCTCAAGCTGGTGGTGGACAAGGTGCTGGAAGCGCGGCGACAGGAACAGCGATTGTCCTTTTACCAGCAACGTGAAGCCCAGGACTCCGGGCTCACCGGACTGATTGGCGATTCCGAACCCATGCGCACCATGAAGGACATGGTGCGCCAGGTGCTCGGTGCCGAAGAGCGCATGGCCGGGGAAGACCTGCCAGTGGTACTGGTCGAGGGTGAGACGGGTACCGGCAAGGAGCTGGTGGCTCGCGCGCTGCACTTCGACGGCGCGCGCAGCAAGGGCCCTTTCGTCGAGTTCAACTGCGCCTCGATTCCCTCTCACCTGCTGGAAGCCGAACTCTTCGGCCACGAGAAGGGCGCCTTCACCGACGCCAAGGACCGTCGCGTGGGCCTGGTTGAAGCTGCTGACGGCGGCACCCTGTTCCTTGATGAGGTGGGCGAGATCGACCTGCTGCTCCAGGCCAAGCTGCTCAAGTTGCTGGAGGACCGCACCATTCGTCGCCTGGGTTCGGTGCGCGAGCGCAAGGTCAACCTGCGCATCATCAGCGCCACCAACTGCAACCTCGAACAGATGGTCCAGGAGGGCAAGTTCCGCCGCGACCTGTTCTTCCGCCTGCGCATCATCACCATCAAGGTGCCGCCACTGCGCGCCCGTGGCGACGACGTCCTGACCTTGGCCGAACATTTCGTCGCCCAGCATGGCAAACGCTATGGCAAGCCGGGGCTGCGTTTCAGCGCAGAAGCCAAGTCCGTGCTCAAGGGCTACAGCTGGCCGGGAAACGTGCGCGAACTGCGCAACATGCTGGAGCAGACCGTGCTGCTGGCGCCGGGCAACCTCATTGGCCCGGACCAGCTCACCATCTGCCGTGGCCTGCTGGCGGGCGCCGGCGTCACCGAAGCGGCGATGCCGCAGATGGCCAGCAGTCCGCTGGGGCTGGAAGACGAGAACATGAGCCTGTCCGACGCCGAGCGTGACCTGGTGGTGAAGGTGCTGGGCAAGACCGACTGGAACATCTCCAAGTCCGCCCGCATGCTCGGCCTGACCCGCGACATGCTGCGTTACCGTATCGACAAGCTGGGCCTGGAACGGCCCGACCGGCAGCAACATTGAAATCCTCCCCGATTCAGGGGTTTCCCCCGACCAAGGTCGGGGGATCAATGTCTGGTGAAACTTCCGCGCCGATCTAGACTCTAGAAATCATCGACCCAGCCGGGTCGATGCAGCCTTGGCTCGGAACGTGCAAGGATGCAAGTAGCGGTCAGCCTGGCCGCCGTCCGATCTCCTGACAGGGGAGCAGCCGCAGTGTCGAAGAAAGTATTGATAGTCGACGATGAAGAAATCCTCGCCGGGAACTTCCAGACCTACCTGGAAATGCTCGGTTGCGAAGTGCGCACCGCCGCCAACGGTGCCATCGCTCTGGAAGTCGTGGTGAACTTCAAGCCCGACTTGCTGGTGCTCGATTATCGCTTGCCGGACATGACCGGTTTCGATGTCTTCGATGCCATCCGCACCCTGCACAGCTGCGAAGCGGTGCTGATGACCGCACATCCCAGCATCGAAGTGTGCAACCGCGCCATCGAGCGCAAGATCGACATCATCCTGCTCAAGCCTTTCCCCCTGCATGAGTTGGGCAACGTGGTGCTGCATGGCCTGCCTACCGGCGCCCTGCGCGAGTCCCCGAGCGAACCGTCGTCCCAGATGGAACGTCGTCGTGGCGGCGAAGTGAATTTCCCGCTGAAGCTGTATGACGGCGCCTGGGTACTTTCCGATCGCCGCCGTCCCGCGGCAGGCTCCGAAGAACCCGTGAAGCAGGTCAAGAAAGGTACCTGACGTCGCCGGTTCAAGAAGAAGCGCAGGCTTGGTCCTGCGCTTTGTTTTTTCTGGCTGGACTCCGCTTGGTGGACGAGGTGCGTGCCGGTTGCGGACGAGCCAACCGCAGGGAACGTGCGGAGGAAAACGCCCTTTTATCCACCATCGGTGCTGGACCGAAGCCTGCCTGGTCGAACGGACCGCGACGGGGTCGCTGCGCGGCCTTTGGTGAATGAATTCGCCCCTACCAGCACGCGCGGATCACTGGATGCTGGATGCCAGCTCGAAGATCGGGATGTACATCAGGATCACGATCACCCCGATGATCAGCCCGATGAAGGTCATCAACAGCGGTTCGAACAGACGCACGAACCATTCGATCCAGCGGCCGGTTTCCTCGTCATGGAAATCGGCCGTGCGCTCCATCATCTCCCCGAGGTTGCCGGACTGTTCACCGGCCCTGAGCATGCGCAGCGATACCGGCGTCGACAGCCCATGCTCTTCCAGCGCGCGTGACAACGACTGCCCTTCGCGAATGCGCGCGGCGGCCTGGTCCAGCCTCGGGCGCGAGGCGGCGCCGAGCAAGCCGCGCACCATCTCGATGGCGGTGAGGATGGGGATCCCGCCCTGCAGCAGGATGCCCAGGGAGCGATAGAAACGCGCCAACTCATAGACCTGGATGCGCTCTCGGATCGCCGGTAGTCGCTCTATCTGCCGGCCAAGGGCGCGGCGCACGCTCTCCTGGCGCAGCAACAGCACAAGGGCCACCAGGACCAGCGCGGCGCCGCCGAACACCTCCGCCTGATGCGAGTGCAGGAACAGGCCGCTGTGCAGCAGGACCCGGGACAGCCAGGGCAGGTTCGAGCCCAGGCCTTCGAACACCAGGCTGAAGCGCGGCACCACATAGCCCACTAGGAACAGCAACACACCGCAGCCGACCATGAACAACAGCACCGGGTAGACCGAGGCACTGATGATCTTCTGGCGCACCTCATCCATCCGCGTGCGATAGGCCACGTAGCGGCCGAGGGCGTCACCGACCGCGCCGGTCTTCTCGCTGGACTGCACCAGCGCGACGTAGAGCGCAGGAAATACCGACGGGAACTG
This window contains:
- a CDS encoding sensor histidine kinase translates to MKMALVTKPFNLFRWFSLVSLVIILAVAILLGSAATRFLMRESIDRDAMLSAQFIKSIADVEVIHGNFSPGLTLGEFLDKRVDGARLGVSHEQLIKSHEEFFDHIVRLPDVLLANVYAPDGVVIWSTNPKLVGGHSLERAKLSEAVSSGNTVTTEHHGPDACPAEDYFMRVPHSLYLESFIPLLDSRGEVLSIIEIYKEPVDLIARMNRGLVLLWIATAVGGAVIYLSLFWFVRHASRLVDDQQRQLVENETLALLGEMSTAVAHSLRNPLASIRSSAELALEVDPGPLHKNLGDIITQVDRMSKWVRELLLSARPLAGDQEPVDLTNALEETLAAYEPQIRHAGIEVDWQTRQAPKVVSHPVLLQQLLGSVLSNAIEAMPRGGRLAICLEPDARRHLLTLTVSDTGSGMSPAMLEMAFKPFHTTKRGGLGVGLVLVRKIVERFGGAVSIDSRENAGTNVHLTFRATAGG
- a CDS encoding Ig-like domain-containing protein; this encodes MFKWPGILTLLLGVLIGAPVAEAQLAAVDPGPYTAASGYFPRWYQDTQGTPLELCLSKTLSTRAPGNFMCTLLPNPGIFDETKPVAFPGNFPDESFWMLAETSIDDPGNGLQLDVYVAGIEAAFAGGVPRQGDQQSFARIRIRATVPVAGTYTVTHPYGVDTFNVTAPGRRAINITRDIGIGAPGNFSGALAGNIGPFLTRAGGPIQETNPETGELETFIGDPNLTEAVTGSPFGTNFVRIDGPNGLSIQTDLFNLSGKLFTGGVASEVGVDRATYSRDAQRTWISVFANSSASATLCFRESVDLVGDPPSPCQFEMTGDGSGLFFGQDLAPANLPPFVLITATDTNASATTLTQPLTDIVKISQARYSWPNKTLTVEARSSDEVEIPSMAAEGFGRLLPVSGVIQRLVAVGIEQPPAKVTVKSAAGGSDTEFVVIEGSPVTQPANQPPVANPDSGSTTAGVTVTLALTANDSDPDGNLPLSIASLGSVTFGTLVQSGTGAVIYTPPPQVANTQTETFTYQVRDNLGALSAPALVTITVRPNLPPVVANDTATTSAGAPVTINVLANDADPEANPMTVVNLTQPPTGLGTTNTNGTTVTYAPPASVTTAFTTTFNYQARDSIGATSSAATVTVTVNPAVAADSLAITQAQVKAGSNNRYSWDIQGTTSRPQNNQIRIEVTSTQGTALLGTATPAANGRWKLSVNNSSAIVPSASPGVTVRSTFGGVRTGNITVR
- a CDS encoding response regulator, coding for MSKKVLIVDDEEILAGNFQTYLEMLGCEVRTAANGAIALEVVVNFKPDLLVLDYRLPDMTGFDVFDAIRTLHSCEAVLMTAHPSIEVCNRAIERKIDIILLKPFPLHELGNVVLHGLPTGALRESPSEPSSQMERRRGGEVNFPLKLYDGAWVLSDRRRPAAGSEEPVKQVKKGT
- a CDS encoding sigma-54 dependent transcriptional regulator is translated as MGNSILIVEDDEILADNFCTYLQRRQFDVMVCSSAEEALPIIEAQHPDLVLTDYCLPGMSGCDLISRARAMDEQLKVIMITGHGNVQGAVEAMKAGASDYLTKPVALAELKLVVDKVLEARRQEQRLSFYQQREAQDSGLTGLIGDSEPMRTMKDMVRQVLGAEERMAGEDLPVVLVEGETGTGKELVARALHFDGARSKGPFVEFNCASIPSHLLEAELFGHEKGAFTDAKDRRVGLVEAADGGTLFLDEVGEIDLLLQAKLLKLLEDRTIRRLGSVRERKVNLRIISATNCNLEQMVQEGKFRRDLFFRLRIITIKVPPLRARGDDVLTLAEHFVAQHGKRYGKPGLRFSAEAKSVLKGYSWPGNVRELRNMLEQTVLLAPGNLIGPDQLTICRGLLAGAGVTEAAMPQMASSPLGLEDENMSLSDAERDLVVKVLGKTDWNISKSARMLGLTRDMLRYRIDKLGLERPDRQQH
- a CDS encoding sodium:solute symporter family protein; its protein translation is MLIWFVAVYLLVTVGVGFYAATRVKNSKDFAAGGRSMSFPLVAAMVFATWFGSEAVLGIPASFIEEGFAGIIEDPFGSFGCLMLVGLVFARPLYRMNLLTIGDFFRKRFGPNVELITSLVIIGSYLGWVAAQLTALGLVFNVLSDGSITTTQGMLIGTGIVLLYTLFGGMWSVALTDFMQMIIIVVGLVYLTWLIGDMAGGADVVISHAASEGKFTFMHGFEPRDIVAFIGAAVTMMFGSIPQQDVYARVMSAKTENIAARASMTGAVFYLSFCMLPIFLTYAASLIDPAMVQKWLAEDSQMILPHLIMERTPLFAQIMFFGALLSAIMSTASGTLLAPSVTFTENVLKRFIPDMNDRQFLLAMRLSVIAMTIATSLFALYSDASIYEMVGNAYKVTLVAAVVPLFAGLFWKRATTQGALLAIAAGLISWIFLEATYAETDFWPPQLAGLLFSALGMFVGSMLPQFVRSRRESLEPVAA
- a CDS encoding type II secretion system F family protein, with translation MRFQVKAVRAQAGVVALVVEAASQDDARRQAEAQGLRVLALQAERGWSLQNWRRREAFPLLLFSQELTTLLNAGLSLIDALESLAEKEADLQARKVLGALVRLLYEGKSLSQALAQFPSVFPALYVALVQSSEKTGAVGDALGRYVAYRTRMDEVRQKIISASVYPVLLFMVGCGVLLFLVGYVVPRFSLVFEGLGSNLPWLSRVLLHSGLFLHSHQAEVFGGAALVLVALVLLLRQESVRRALGRQIERLPAIRERIQVYELARFYRSLGILLQGGIPILTAIEMVRGLLGAASRPRLDQAAARIREGQSLSRALEEHGLSTPVSLRMLRAGEQSGNLGEMMERTADFHDEETGRWIEWFVRLFEPLLMTFIGLIIGVIVILMYIPIFELASSIQ
- a CDS encoding outer membrane protein OmpK, encoding MNRVFSSLMLAGGLLAAGNALADGPLLWQDNSLTYLYGKGFEINPEIQQTFTFEHASGWTFGDLFIFVDQINYNGEEDANAGKNTYYGEISPRLSFGKIFDQKLELGPISDVLLAATYERGENRNQNYLLGPGFDLKVPGFDYFQLNFYYRKPDGITNSPSGQWQVTPVWSYTIPVGNSDILIDGFMDWVWNNKDATSDRPNDLHANLHFNPQIKYDLGKAMGWSAVKHFYVGIEYDYWKNKYAIDDNSFLGDEILGGTDQNTFSLLAKVHF